A single genomic interval of Oceanithermus profundus DSM 14977 harbors:
- a CDS encoding ankyrin repeat domain-containing protein — MNKAGMIARISAPWLLLLALAAGAQGARFGEAYWAAADYPRVARDFDTRAKVQALFPGGNTALHYAAAFSRDPRVIRYLVQRGADPNRANAKRQTPLMWAAARSTAPAAVQALIESGARLDLSDDRGRTPLHYAAALSRTPGVLQVLAYFGADVGARDQSGRTPLHAAAASNADVGVFRELLRMGARIEEPDAQGLPPLATAVVAGNAPGVEVLLKLGADPTLGDRLDRSALYLAAQATREPEVVRVLVRRGLDVNRRTATGTRPLHIAARDNPEPAVIEALIDAGARVNATDPLWKTPLIYAAWKNPNPEVVLTLLRLGANPRLQDAAGMTALDYLLMHNVRLQGSEAEAALRRATGR; from the coding sequence ATGAACAAGGCTGGGATGATTGCGCGCATCAGCGCGCCCTGGCTCCTGCTCTTGGCGCTGGCGGCGGGGGCGCAGGGCGCGCGGTTCGGTGAGGCTTACTGGGCGGCGGCGGACTACCCGCGGGTCGCGCGCGACTTCGACACCCGGGCCAAGGTGCAGGCGCTCTTCCCGGGCGGCAACACCGCGCTGCACTACGCCGCGGCCTTTTCCCGCGATCCGCGGGTGATCCGCTACCTGGTGCAGCGAGGCGCCGACCCGAACCGCGCCAACGCGAAGCGGCAGACCCCGCTGATGTGGGCCGCGGCCAGGAGCACCGCTCCGGCGGCGGTGCAGGCGTTGATCGAGTCGGGGGCGCGGCTGGACCTGAGCGACGACCGGGGGCGCACCCCGCTGCACTACGCGGCGGCGCTCTCGCGCACGCCGGGGGTCCTGCAGGTGCTGGCCTACTTCGGGGCCGACGTCGGCGCCCGCGACCAAAGCGGACGTACCCCGTTGCACGCGGCGGCGGCGAGCAATGCCGACGTCGGCGTCTTTCGCGAGCTGCTGCGCATGGGGGCGCGGATCGAGGAGCCCGACGCCCAGGGGCTGCCGCCGCTGGCCACCGCGGTCGTCGCCGGCAACGCGCCCGGAGTCGAGGTCCTCTTGAAGCTGGGCGCGGACCCGACGCTGGGCGACCGGCTGGACCGCTCGGCGCTGTACCTGGCCGCCCAGGCCACCCGCGAACCCGAGGTGGTTCGGGTGCTGGTCCGCCGGGGGTTGGACGTGAACCGGCGGACGGCCACCGGCACCCGGCCGTTGCACATCGCCGCGCGCGACAACCCGGAGCCCGCGGTGATCGAGGCGCTGATCGACGCGGGGGCCCGCGTCAACGCCACCGATCCGCTGTGGAAGACGCCGCTGATCTACGCCGCCTGGAAGAACCCCAACCCCGAAGTGGTGCTGACCCTCCTTCGGTTGGGCGCCAACCCGCGGTTGCAGGACGCCGCGGGGATGACCGCGCTCGACTACCTGCTCATGCACAACGTCAGGCTGCAGGGCAGCGAAGCCGAGGCCGCGCTGCGGAGGGCCACTGGTCGCTGA
- a CDS encoding ankyrin repeat domain-containing protein, which translates to MKRLAFTVVLFFLVSVSISAAGSGGRLLEPGFWRTASPDRLEPLLRETAGWPDLVDDEGETPLHLAARFANPAVLEVVIDGWRAAGRSLDPRDGEAFTPLMRAAADNPDPGALRLLVAAGADVRLTNGLDETPLHLAARLNPEPEAVRELVRLGADLEAVDADGWTPFLSAASSGRADKIAVLLEAGARTGVRADDGATALHLAAAAAPDAEAVRRLLGAGLDPKATDGDGWTPVHAAAALNEGEGVADVLAALLDAGGSLEARSGIGETPLHLAARVGGRPKAVALLLDRGADVAARDEDGWTPLHGAATADSTAVVRLLARAGADVNARDLEQKTPLLLLADWGGSIEVARLLVELGADPAARGRWNWSALHFAAAQGSPDLKAWVRLGLDPAARNDLGETPLHVAARLGDDSGTLRELVLLGADLEARDGDGWTPFLAAARAGNGAALRALAELGADVNARSKLGRNALHLAALFAEDEAVPTLLIELDVAAVVQDAAGAYPWNLLMKNPQLAETDLTVGLYPIGMHPEDR; encoded by the coding sequence GTGAAACGGCTTGCATTTACCGTAGTTCTCTTTTTCTTGGTATCGGTTTCCATCTCTGCGGCCGGCTCCGGAGGCCGCCTGCTCGAGCCCGGATTCTGGCGCACCGCGTCCCCGGACCGGCTCGAGCCGTTGCTGCGGGAAACGGCGGGCTGGCCCGACCTCGTGGACGACGAGGGCGAGACGCCGCTGCACCTGGCGGCCCGGTTCGCGAATCCGGCGGTGCTGGAGGTCGTGATCGACGGTTGGCGCGCGGCGGGCCGTTCCCTCGATCCGCGCGACGGCGAGGCGTTCACCCCGTTGATGCGTGCGGCGGCCGACAACCCCGACCCCGGAGCGCTCCGCCTGTTGGTCGCCGCCGGGGCCGACGTTCGCCTGACCAACGGGCTGGACGAGACGCCGCTGCACCTGGCGGCGCGGCTCAACCCCGAACCGGAGGCGGTCCGGGAGCTCGTGCGCCTGGGCGCGGACCTGGAAGCGGTGGACGCCGACGGCTGGACCCCGTTCTTGAGCGCGGCCTCCTCGGGGCGGGCCGACAAGATTGCCGTGCTGCTCGAGGCCGGGGCCCGCACCGGCGTGCGCGCGGACGACGGCGCGACCGCGCTGCATCTGGCCGCGGCCGCGGCTCCCGACGCCGAGGCGGTGCGCCGGCTGCTGGGCGCGGGGTTGGATCCGAAAGCGACCGACGGCGACGGCTGGACCCCGGTGCACGCGGCGGCGGCGCTGAACGAGGGGGAGGGGGTGGCGGACGTGCTTGCGGCCCTGCTCGACGCGGGCGGGTCGCTGGAGGCCCGCAGCGGAATCGGTGAAACGCCGCTGCACCTGGCGGCCCGGGTGGGCGGCCGCCCCAAGGCGGTGGCGTTGCTGCTCGACCGCGGCGCCGACGTGGCCGCCCGCGACGAGGACGGCTGGACGCCCCTGCACGGAGCGGCCACGGCCGACTCCACCGCCGTCGTGCGTCTGCTCGCCCGGGCGGGCGCCGACGTGAATGCACGCGACCTCGAGCAGAAGACCCCGCTCCTGCTGCTGGCCGACTGGGGCGGTTCGATAGAGGTCGCTCGCCTGTTGGTGGAGCTGGGGGCCGATCCCGCCGCCCGCGGCCGTTGGAACTGGAGCGCGCTTCATTTCGCAGCCGCCCAGGGAAGCCCCGACCTGAAGGCCTGGGTGCGCCTGGGGCTCGATCCGGCCGCCCGCAACGACCTCGGCGAAACCCCGCTGCACGTGGCCGCCCGCCTGGGCGACGACTCCGGGACCCTGCGCGAACTGGTGCTCCTGGGGGCCGATCTGGAAGCCAGGGACGGCGACGGCTGGACGCCCTTCCTCGCAGCCGCGCGCGCCGGTAACGGCGCCGCCCTGCGGGCGCTGGCGGAGCTCGGCGCCGACGTGAACGCCCGCAGCAAGCTGGGGCGCAACGCCCTGCACCTGGCGGCGCTGTTCGCCGAAGACGAGGCGGTGCCGACCCTGCTCATCGAGCTGGACGTCGCGGCCGTGGTGCAGGACGCGGCGGGCGCCTACCCCTGGAACCTGCTGATGAAGAACCCTCAACTGGCCGAAACCGACCTGACCGTGGGGCTTTACCCGATCGGGATGCACCCGGAAGACCGCTAG
- the ftsH gene encoding ATP-dependent zinc metalloprotease FtsH, protein MPNRINPWTIVLFLIFGLWLYSLMGNAGAAPPISYDTFVRFVTENKVQKVLIAEDRITGEFKSPERVTSKDKVITTKRFVTTPPIPQVPDLELPALLKKHGVEFSFKTTSPWLLILANFLPVLLLVGFFWFFFMRGPAAGGGGGVMQFGQSRARMYGKEQQVSTTFKDVAGHEEAKRELVEVVDFLKHPQKYLAIGAEIPKGVLLVGPPGTGKTLLARAVAGEAGVPFFSVSASEFMEMFVGVGASRVRTLFEEARKNAPAIIFIDEIDSIGRKRGAGIGGGHDEREQTLNQILAEMDGFEKDTSVIVMAATNRPDILDPALLRPGRFDRKVMVGLPSLEERKAILLVHMRGKPIADDVDVEELAQMTPGFSGADLKNLVNEAALQAARENGERIHKQHFLTALDKIVLGLERGSLKLSDKEKRAIAYHEAGHAVVSEVLPNADKTQKVSIVPRGMALGVTWHRPEERVLVSFEHLMDELSVLMGGRAAEELFTGTITTGAADDFKRATETAKRMVLEWGMGDHFKHIAWDAGMGPVFLGEEIARRKDFSERTAELVDEDVRKILDGAYARTRKILEEHDQAMHKIAEELLAKETIPGDRVREILRGEPPASGEAAEA, encoded by the coding sequence TTGCCAAACCGGATCAACCCTTGGACGATCGTCCTTTTCCTTATTTTTGGGCTCTGGCTCTACTCGCTTATGGGCAACGCCGGAGCCGCACCGCCCATCAGCTACGACACCTTCGTCCGTTTCGTCACGGAGAACAAGGTCCAGAAGGTGCTCATCGCCGAAGACCGCATCACCGGCGAGTTCAAGAGCCCGGAGCGGGTGACCAGCAAGGACAAGGTCATCACCACCAAACGCTTCGTCACCACGCCCCCGATCCCCCAGGTGCCCGACCTGGAGCTTCCGGCGCTGCTCAAGAAGCACGGCGTCGAGTTCAGCTTCAAGACCACCTCGCCCTGGCTGCTCATCCTCGCCAACTTCCTGCCGGTGCTGCTGCTCGTGGGCTTCTTCTGGTTCTTCTTCATGCGCGGGCCCGCCGCGGGCGGCGGCGGCGGGGTGATGCAGTTCGGCCAGTCGCGGGCGCGCATGTACGGCAAGGAACAGCAGGTCTCCACCACCTTCAAGGACGTGGCCGGCCACGAGGAGGCCAAGCGCGAGCTCGTGGAGGTCGTGGACTTCCTCAAGCACCCGCAGAAGTACCTGGCCATCGGGGCCGAGATCCCCAAGGGGGTGCTGTTGGTGGGGCCGCCGGGCACCGGCAAGACGCTGCTCGCGCGCGCCGTCGCCGGCGAGGCGGGGGTGCCCTTCTTCTCGGTGAGCGCCAGCGAGTTCATGGAGATGTTCGTGGGCGTCGGCGCCAGCCGCGTGCGCACCCTGTTCGAGGAGGCGCGCAAGAACGCGCCGGCGATCATCTTCATCGACGAGATCGACTCGATCGGCCGCAAGCGCGGCGCCGGCATCGGCGGCGGCCACGACGAACGCGAACAGACGCTGAACCAGATCCTGGCCGAGATGGACGGCTTCGAGAAGGACACCTCGGTCATCGTCATGGCCGCGACCAACCGCCCGGACATCCTCGACCCGGCGCTTTTGCGCCCCGGCCGCTTCGATCGCAAGGTGATGGTCGGCCTGCCCAGCCTGGAGGAGCGCAAGGCGATCCTGCTCGTGCACATGCGCGGGAAGCCCATCGCCGACGACGTGGACGTCGAGGAACTGGCGCAGATGACGCCGGGCTTCAGCGGCGCCGACCTGAAGAACCTGGTCAACGAGGCGGCGCTGCAGGCGGCGCGTGAGAACGGCGAGCGCATCCACAAGCAGCACTTCCTGACCGCGCTCGACAAGATCGTGCTGGGGCTCGAGCGCGGCTCGCTCAAGCTCTCGGACAAGGAGAAGCGCGCCATCGCCTACCACGAGGCCGGCCACGCGGTGGTCAGCGAGGTGCTGCCCAACGCCGACAAGACCCAGAAGGTCTCGATCGTGCCGCGCGGCATGGCGCTGGGCGTGACCTGGCACCGCCCCGAGGAACGCGTCCTCGTCTCCTTCGAGCACCTGATGGACGAGCTCTCGGTCCTCATGGGCGGCCGCGCCGCCGAGGAGCTGTTCACGGGCACGATCACCACCGGGGCCGCCGACGACTTCAAGCGGGCCACCGAGACCGCGAAGCGGATGGTGCTCGAGTGGGGCATGGGCGACCACTTCAAGCACATCGCCTGGGACGCCGGCATGGGCCCGGTCTTCCTGGGCGAGGAGATCGCCCGGCGCAAGGACTTCTCCGAGCGCACCGCGGAGCTGGTGGACGAGGACGTGCGCAAGATCCTCGACGGGGCCTACGCGCGCACCCGCAAGATCCTGGAAGAGCACGACCAGGCGATGCACAAGATCGCCGAGGAGCTGCTCGCCAAGGAGACGATCCCCGGGGACCGGGTCCGCGAGATCCTCCGCGGCGAACCGCCCGCGAGCGGCGAAGCGGCCGAAGCCTGA